A portion of the Phycodurus eques isolate BA_2022a chromosome 3, UOR_Pequ_1.1, whole genome shotgun sequence genome contains these proteins:
- the cltcl1 gene encoding clathrin heavy chain 1 isoform X2 has product MAQILPIRFQEHLQLQNLGVNPANIGFSYLTMESDKFICIREKVGEQNQVVIVDLSDPSNPIRRPISADSAIMNPTSKVIALKAAKTLQIFNIEMKSKMKAHSMTEEVMFWKWISVNTVALVTDTAVYHWSMEGDSQPNKVFDRHASLAGCQIINYRTDEQQKWLLLIGISAQQNRVVGAMQLYSVERKVSQPIEGHAAAFGEFKVEGNASPSTLFCFAVRSQAGGKLHIIEVGQPAAGNQPFAKKAVDVFFPPEAQTDFPVAMQIGSKHGVIYLITKYGYIHLYDLETGVCIYMNRISAETIFVTSPHEASSGIIGVNKKGQVLSVSVEEENIVNYATNVLQNPDLALRMAVRSNLAGAEELFARKFNTMFAQGSYSEAAKVAASAPKGILRTAETIRKFQSVPAQPGQASPLLQYFGILLDQGQLNKFESLELCRPVLQQGRKQLLEKWLKEDKLECSEELGDLVKASDPTLALSVYLRANVPNKVIQCFAETGQFQKIVLYAKKVGYTPDWVFLLRNVMRVNPDQGLQFAQMLVQDEEPLANINQIVDVFMEGSLIQQCTSFLLDALKNNRPAEGHLQTRLLEMNLIHAPQVADAILGNQMFTHYDRAHVAQLCEKAGLLQRALEHYTDLYDIKRAVVHTHLLNPEWLLNFFGSLSVEDSLECLRAMLSANIRQNLQLCVQVASKYHEQLGTQALVELFESFKSYEGLFYFLGSIVNFSQEPDVHFKYIQAACKTGQIKEVERICRESNCYDPERVKNFLKEAKLTDQLPLIIVCDRFDFVHDLVLYLYRNTLQKYIEIYVQKVNPSRLPVVIGGLLDVDCTEDVIKNLIMVVRGQFSTDELVEEVEKRNRLKLLLPLLESRIHEGCEEPATHNALAKIYIDSNNTPERFLKENTFYDSAVVGRYCEKRDPHLACVAYERGQCDMDLIKVCNENSLFKSEARYLVRRKDPELWANVLEENNPYRRPLIDQVVQTALSETQDPEEVSVTVKAFMTADLPNELIELLEKIVLDNSVFSEHRNLQNLLILTAIKADRTRVMEYVNRLDNYDAPDIANIAISNELFEEAFAIFKKFDVNTSAIQVLIEHIGNLDRAYEFAERCNEPAVWSQLARAQLQRDLVKEAIDSYIKAVDPSAYMEVVSAASKNNNWEDLVKFLQMARKKARESYVETELIFALAKTNRLAELEEFVSGPNNAHIQQVGDRCYEEGMYEAAKLLYNNVSNFARLASTLVHLGEYQAAVDSARKANSTRTWKEVCFACVDGEEFRLAQICGLHIVIHADELEDLISYYQDRGYFEELIGLLEAALGLDRAHMGMFTELAILYSKFKPEKMREHLELFWSRVNIPKVLRAAEQSHLWAELVFLYDKYEEYDNAVITMMYHPTDAWKEGLFKDIIAKVANVELYYKALSFYLDYKPLLLNDLLTILSPRLDHNRAVNFITKMNQLKLVKPYLRSVQNHNNKSVNEALNNLLTEEEDYQGLRASIDAYDNFDTIDLAQRLEKHQLIEFRRIAAYLYKGNNRWRQSVELCKKDKLYKDAMLFAAESKDAELAETLLQWFLEEGKNECFAACLFASYDLLHPDVVLELAWRHNIVDFAMPYFIQVMREYLTKVDEFATKVDKLETAESQRQTEEEVTEPQSMVFGQQLMLTGSPAPVTPQPGYPGYSYPVNATGYPAQPPYGFPM; this is encoded by the exons ATGGCCCAGATACTGCCCATACGATTCCAGGAACATCTGCag TTGCAGAACCTGGGTGTGAATCCAGCCAACATTGGGTTCAGCTATCTGACCATGGAATCAGACAAGTTCATCTGCATCAGGGAGAAAGTGGGCGAGCAGAACCAGGTGGTCATTGTGGACCTGTCGGACCCCTCCAACCCTATCAGGCGACCCATATCCGCTGACAGCGCCATCATGAACCCCACCAGCAAGGTCATCGCCCTGAAAG CTGCAAAGACGCTGCAGATCTTTAACATTGAGATGAAAAGCAAGATGAAGGCTCACTCTATGACTGAGGAGGTCATGTTCTGGAAGTGGATATCTGTAAATACAGTTGCCTTAGTGACGGACACTGCGGTCTATCACTGGAGCATGGAGGGTGATTCCCAACCAAACAAAGTATTTGATCGGCACGCCAGTCTGGCAGGATGTCAGATCATTAACTACAGAACTGACGAACAACAGAAGTGGCTGCTGCTGATAGGGATTTCTGCGCAG CAAAACCGTGTGGTTGGGGCAATGCAGCTGTATTCCGTGGAGAGAAAAGTGTCCCAGCCAATAGAAGGTCATGCTGCTGCATTCGGGGAGTTCAAAGTGGAGGGGAACGCTAGTCCGTCCACCCTCTTCTGCTTTGCTGTGCGCTCACAGGCGGGTGGGAAG CTGCACATCATTGAAGTGGGTCAGCCAGCTGCAGGAAACCAGCCATTTGCAAAGAAAGCAGTAGATGTGTTTTTCCCTCCAGAGGCCCAGACAGACTTTCCTGTAGCTATGCAG ATTGGAAGTAAACACGGTGTCATATATTTAATTACCAAGTACGGTTACATTCATCTGTACGACCTGGAGACAGGAGTGTGCATCTacatgaacagaatcagtgctGAGACCATCTTTGTCACATCGCCTCATGAAGCCAGCTCCGGAATCATCGGAGTCAACAAGAAGGGACAG GTGTTGTCAGTAAGTGTTGAAGAAGAAAACATTGTCAACTACGCAACGAACGTCCTCCAGAACCCAGACCTGGCTTTAAGGATGGCTGTGAGGTCCAACCTTGCTGGTGCTGAGGAGCTTTTTGCCAGGAAGTTTAACACGATGTTTGCCCAGGGAAGTTATTCAGAGGCGGCAAAGGTTGCAGCGTCAGCACCCAAG GGCATTCTGCGGACTGCCGAGACTATCCGTAAGTTTCAGAGTGTCCCGGCCCAACCAGGTCAGGCATCTCCACTGTTGCAGTACTTTGGTATTCTGTTGGACCAGGGTCAGCTTAACAAATTCGAATCCCTGGAGTTATGCAGGCCTGTCCTGCAGCAGGGCCGCAAGCAACTGCTGGAGAAGTGGCTGAAGGAGGACAAG CTGGAGTGCTCAGAGGAGCTGGGGGATCTGGTGAAGGCGTCTGACCCGACCCTGGCTCTTAGTGTGTACCTCAGAGCTAATGTCCCGAACAAGGTCATTCAGTGCTTTGCAGAGACCGGCCAGTTCCAGAAGATAGTCCTGTATGCCAAAAAG GTTGGCTACACCCCCGATTGGGTGTTTTTGCTGAGAAATGTGATGCGTGTCAACCCAGACCAGGGACTGCAATTTGCTCAGATGCTGGTCCAGGATGAAGAGCCGCTGGCCAACATCAACCAG ATTGTGGATGTGTTCATGGAAGGCAGCCTGATCCAGCAGTGTACCTCCTTCCTGTTGGATGCTTTAAAGAATAACCGCCCAGCTGAAGGACACTTGCAGACACGTCTGCTTGAGATGAACCTCATACATGCGCCACAG GTGGCAGATGCGATCCTGGGGAACCAGATGTTCACACACTACGATCGTGCCCATGTTGCTCAGCTGTGCGAGAAGGCGGGCCTTCTGCAGAGAGCTCTCGAACACTACACTGACCTTTATGATATCAAGCGAGCTGTGGTGCACACACATCTGCTCAATCCTGAG TGGCTGCTGAACTTCTTTGGCTCTTTGTCAGTTGAGGACTCGTTGGAGTGTTTAAGAGCCATGCTGTCAGCTAACATCAGACAGAACCTCCAGCTCTGTGTGCAGGTAGCGTCAAAGTATCACGAGCAGCTGGGAACTCAGGCACTCGTGGAGCTCTTTGAGTCCTTCAAGAGTTACGAGG GTTTGTTTTACTTCCTCGGCTCGATTGTGAATTTTAGTCAGGAACCTGACGTTCACTTCAAGTACATCCAGGCAGCCTGCAAGACTGGACAGATCAAAGAagttgagaggatctgcagagagaGCAACTGTTACGACCCGGAGAGGGTTAAAAATTTCCTCAAG GAAGCCAAGCTGACAGACCAGCTTCCTCTCATTATTGTATGTGACCGGTTTGACTTTGTCCACGACCTGGTACTCTACCTCTACCGCAACACTCTACagaaatacattgaaatatATGTACAGAAA GTTAACCCTAGTCGATTACCAGTGGTGATAGGTGGCCTATTGGATGTGGACTGTACTGAGGATGTCATCAAGAACTTGATTATGGTGGTCAGAGGGCAATTTTCCACAGACGAGCTTGTGGAGGAGGTGGAGAAAAGAAACAG GTTAAAACTCCTCTTGCCATTGTTGGAATCACGTATCCACGAGGGCTGCGAGGAGCCAGCCACCCACAACGCTCTGGCCAAGATTTACATTGACAGCAACAACACACCTGAACGTTTCCTGAAAGAGAACACCTTCTACGACAGCGCTGTGGTGGGACGCTACTGTGAGAAGAGGGACCCCCATCTTGCCTGCGTGGCTTATGAGAGAGGGCAGTGTGACATGGACCTCATCAAA GTCTGCAATGAAAACTCCTTATTTAAAAGCGAGGCTCGCTATTTGGTGCGACGGAAAGACCCAGAACTTTGGGCCAATGTGTTGGAAGAGAACAATCCCTACAGGAGGCCACTCATTGATCAG GTGGTACAAACTGCGTTGTCGGAGACCCAAGACCCAGAGGAGGTGTCGGTGACTGTCAAGGCATTCATGACCGCTGACCTGCCCAATGAGTTGATCGAACTTCTGGAGAAGATCGTACTTGACAACTCTGTTTTCAGTGAACACAG AAACCTTCAGAACCTGCTGATTTTGACCGCCATCAAGGCGGACCGTACGCGTGTGATGGAGTACGTCAATAGGCTGGACAACTACGATGCGCCGGACATCGCTAATATTGCTATCAGCAATGAGCTCTTCGAGGAGGCTTTTGCCATATTTAAGAAGTTTGATGTCAATACGTCCGCCATACAG GTATTAATAGAACATATAGGAAACTTGGATCGGGCCTATGAGTTTGCTGAGCGATGCAATGAGCCAGCAGTATGGAGCCAGTTAGCCCGGGCTCAGCTCCAACGAGACCTGGTCAAGGAGGCCATTGACTCCTATATTAAAGCAGTGGACCCGTCAGCCTACATGGAGGTGGTCAGTGCGGCCAGCAAAAATA ACAACTGGGAAGATTTGGTCAAATTCCTCCAAATGGCTCGGAAGAAAGCGCGGGAATCCTACGTGGAGACGGAGCTGATCTTTGCTTTGGCTAAAACAAACCGTTTGGCTGAGTTGGAGGAGTTTGTCAGCGGGCCCAACAATGCTCACATCCAGCAA GTGGGAGATAGATGTTACGAGGAGGGAATGTACGAGGCCGCTAAGCTCTTGTACAACAACGTGTCAAACTTTGCCCGGCTGGCATCCACACTTGTTCACCTGGGGGAGTACCAGGCCGCTGTAGACAGTGCCAGGAAAGCCAACAGCACACGCACTTGGAAAGAG GTTTGTTTTGCATGCGTGGATGGTGAGGAATTCCGTCTGGCGCAAATCTGTGGCCTCCACATCGTCATCCACGCCGACGAGCTGGAGGACCTGATTAGCTACTACCAGGATCGCGGCTACTTTGAGGAGCTGATCGGGCTGCTAGAGGCGGCGCTGGGCCTGGACCGGGCACACATGGGCATGTTCACTGAGCTCGCCATTCTCTATTCAAAATTCAAGCCAGAAAAGATGAGAGAGCACCTGGAGCTCTTCTGGTCCAGAGTCAACATTCCGAAG GTCCTGCGTGCAGCAGAACAGTCCCACTTATGGGCTGAGCTGGTGTTCCTTTACGATAAGTACGAGGAGTATGACAACGCCGTCATCACAATGATGTATCATCCTACCGACGCGTGGAAAGAAGGCCTTTTCAAAGACATTATCGCTAAG GTGGCCAATGTGGAGCTGTACTATAAAGCTCTTTCCTTCTACCTCGATTACAAACCTCTTTTACTCAACGACCTGCTGACTATTCTGTCTCCACGCTTGGATCACAATCGAGCGGTTAACTTTATTACCAAG ATGAATCAGCTGAAGCTAGTTAAGCCGTACCTGAGGTCTGTCCAGAATCACAATAATAAGTCTGTCAATGAAGCCCTCAACAACCTGCTGACAGAGGAGGAGGACTACCAG GGCCTGAGAGCATCCATCGATGCCTATGACAATTTTGACACCATCGACCTCGCCCAGAGGTTAGAAAAACACCAGCTGATTGAGTTTAGACGCATCGCTGCTTATCTGTACAAGGGCAACAATCGCTGGAGACAGAGTGTGGAGCTCTGCAAGAAGGACAAACTCTACAAG GATGCAATGCTGTTCGCTGCAGAGTCCAAGGATGCGGAGCTCGCAGAGACCCTGCTGCAGTGGTTCCTTGAGgagggcaaaaacgagtgctttgccGCCTGCCTCTTCGCATCCTACGACCTGCTACACCCTGATGTGGTGCTGGAGCTGGCCTGGAGGCACAACATCGTGGACTTTGCCATGCCAtacttcatccaggtcatgaGGGAGTACCTTACAAAG GTTGATGAATTTGCAACGAAG GTGGACAAACTGGAGACAGCTGAAAGCCAGAGGCAAACTGAAGAGGAGGTGACTGAGCCTCAGTCGATGGTGTTCG gCCAGCAGCTGATGCTGACCGGCTCTCCTGCTCCAGTGACTCCCCAGCCGGGTTATCCAGGCTATAGCTACCCAGTCAACGCCACAGGTTACCCTGCCCAGCCGCCGTACGGCTTCCCCATGTAG
- the cltcl1 gene encoding clathrin heavy chain 1 isoform X5, which produces MAQILPIRFQEHLQLQNLGVNPANIGFSYLTMESDKFICIREKVGEQNQVVIVDLSDPSNPIRRPISADSAIMNPTSKVIALKAAKTLQIFNIEMKSKMKAHSMTEEVMFWKWISVNTVALVTDTAVYHWSMEGDSQPNKVFDRHASLAGCQIINYRTDEQQKWLLLIGISAQQNRVVGAMQLYSVERKVSQPIEGHAAAFGEFKVEGNASPSTLFCFAVRSQAGGKLHIIEVGQPAAGNQPFAKKAVDVFFPPEAQTDFPVAMQIGSKHGVIYLITKYGYIHLYDLETGVCIYMNRISAETIFVTSPHEASSGIIGVNKKGQVLSVSVEEENIVNYATNVLQNPDLALRMAVRSNLAGAEELFARKFNTMFAQGSYSEAAKVAASAPKGILRTAETIRKFQSVPAQPGQASPLLQYFGILLDQGQLNKFESLELCRPVLQQGRKQLLEKWLKEDKLECSEELGDLVKASDPTLALSVYLRANVPNKVIQCFAETGQFQKIVLYAKKVGYTPDWVFLLRNVMRVNPDQGLQFAQMLVQDEEPLANINQIVDVFMEGSLIQQCTSFLLDALKNNRPAEGHLQTRLLEMNLIHAPQVADAILGNQMFTHYDRAHVAQLCEKAGLLQRALEHYTDLYDIKRAVVHTHLLNPEWLLNFFGSLSVEDSLECLRAMLSANIRQNLQLCVQVASKYHEQLGTQALVELFESFKSYEGLFYFLGSIVNFSQEPDVHFKYIQAACKTGQIKEVERICRESNCYDPERVKNFLKEAKLTDQLPLIIVCDRFDFVHDLVLYLYRNTLQKYIEIYVQKVNPSRLPVVIGGLLDVDCTEDVIKNLIMVVRGQFSTDELVEEVEKRNRLKLLLPLLESRIHEGCEEPATHNALAKIYIDSNNTPERFLKENTFYDSAVVGRYCEKRDPHLACVAYERGQCDMDLIKVCNENSLFKSEARYLVRRKDPELWANVLEENNPYRRPLIDQVVQTALSETQDPEEVSVTVKAFMTADLPNELIELLEKIVLDNSVFSEHRNLQNLLILTAIKADRTRVMEYVNRLDNYDAPDIANIAISNELFEEAFAIFKKFDVNTSAIQVLIEHIGNLDRAYEFAERCNEPAVWSQLARAQLQRDLVKEAIDSYIKAVDPSAYMEVVSAASKNNNWEDLVKFLQMARKKARESYVETELIFALAKTNRLAELEEFVSGPNNAHIQQVGDRCYEEGMYEAAKLLYNNVSNFARLASTLVHLGEYQAAVDSARKANSTRTWKEVCFACVDGEEFRLAQICGLHIVIHADELEDLISYYQDRGYFEELIGLLEAALGLDRAHMGMFTELAILYSKFKPEKMREHLELFWSRVNIPKVLRAAEQSHLWAELVFLYDKYEEYDNAVITMMYHPTDAWKEGLFKDIIAKVANVELYYKALSFYLDYKPLLLNDLLTILSPRLDHNRAVNFITKMNQLKLVKPYLRSVQNHNNKSVNEALNNLLTEEEDYQGLRASIDAYDNFDTIDLAQRLEKHQLIEFRRIAAYLYKGNNRWRQSVELCKKDKLYKDAMLFAAESKDAELAETLLQWFLEEGKNECFAACLFASYDLLHPDVVLELAWRHNIVDFAMPYFIQVMREYLTKASS; this is translated from the exons ATGGCCCAGATACTGCCCATACGATTCCAGGAACATCTGCag TTGCAGAACCTGGGTGTGAATCCAGCCAACATTGGGTTCAGCTATCTGACCATGGAATCAGACAAGTTCATCTGCATCAGGGAGAAAGTGGGCGAGCAGAACCAGGTGGTCATTGTGGACCTGTCGGACCCCTCCAACCCTATCAGGCGACCCATATCCGCTGACAGCGCCATCATGAACCCCACCAGCAAGGTCATCGCCCTGAAAG CTGCAAAGACGCTGCAGATCTTTAACATTGAGATGAAAAGCAAGATGAAGGCTCACTCTATGACTGAGGAGGTCATGTTCTGGAAGTGGATATCTGTAAATACAGTTGCCTTAGTGACGGACACTGCGGTCTATCACTGGAGCATGGAGGGTGATTCCCAACCAAACAAAGTATTTGATCGGCACGCCAGTCTGGCAGGATGTCAGATCATTAACTACAGAACTGACGAACAACAGAAGTGGCTGCTGCTGATAGGGATTTCTGCGCAG CAAAACCGTGTGGTTGGGGCAATGCAGCTGTATTCCGTGGAGAGAAAAGTGTCCCAGCCAATAGAAGGTCATGCTGCTGCATTCGGGGAGTTCAAAGTGGAGGGGAACGCTAGTCCGTCCACCCTCTTCTGCTTTGCTGTGCGCTCACAGGCGGGTGGGAAG CTGCACATCATTGAAGTGGGTCAGCCAGCTGCAGGAAACCAGCCATTTGCAAAGAAAGCAGTAGATGTGTTTTTCCCTCCAGAGGCCCAGACAGACTTTCCTGTAGCTATGCAG ATTGGAAGTAAACACGGTGTCATATATTTAATTACCAAGTACGGTTACATTCATCTGTACGACCTGGAGACAGGAGTGTGCATCTacatgaacagaatcagtgctGAGACCATCTTTGTCACATCGCCTCATGAAGCCAGCTCCGGAATCATCGGAGTCAACAAGAAGGGACAG GTGTTGTCAGTAAGTGTTGAAGAAGAAAACATTGTCAACTACGCAACGAACGTCCTCCAGAACCCAGACCTGGCTTTAAGGATGGCTGTGAGGTCCAACCTTGCTGGTGCTGAGGAGCTTTTTGCCAGGAAGTTTAACACGATGTTTGCCCAGGGAAGTTATTCAGAGGCGGCAAAGGTTGCAGCGTCAGCACCCAAG GGCATTCTGCGGACTGCCGAGACTATCCGTAAGTTTCAGAGTGTCCCGGCCCAACCAGGTCAGGCATCTCCACTGTTGCAGTACTTTGGTATTCTGTTGGACCAGGGTCAGCTTAACAAATTCGAATCCCTGGAGTTATGCAGGCCTGTCCTGCAGCAGGGCCGCAAGCAACTGCTGGAGAAGTGGCTGAAGGAGGACAAG CTGGAGTGCTCAGAGGAGCTGGGGGATCTGGTGAAGGCGTCTGACCCGACCCTGGCTCTTAGTGTGTACCTCAGAGCTAATGTCCCGAACAAGGTCATTCAGTGCTTTGCAGAGACCGGCCAGTTCCAGAAGATAGTCCTGTATGCCAAAAAG GTTGGCTACACCCCCGATTGGGTGTTTTTGCTGAGAAATGTGATGCGTGTCAACCCAGACCAGGGACTGCAATTTGCTCAGATGCTGGTCCAGGATGAAGAGCCGCTGGCCAACATCAACCAG ATTGTGGATGTGTTCATGGAAGGCAGCCTGATCCAGCAGTGTACCTCCTTCCTGTTGGATGCTTTAAAGAATAACCGCCCAGCTGAAGGACACTTGCAGACACGTCTGCTTGAGATGAACCTCATACATGCGCCACAG GTGGCAGATGCGATCCTGGGGAACCAGATGTTCACACACTACGATCGTGCCCATGTTGCTCAGCTGTGCGAGAAGGCGGGCCTTCTGCAGAGAGCTCTCGAACACTACACTGACCTTTATGATATCAAGCGAGCTGTGGTGCACACACATCTGCTCAATCCTGAG TGGCTGCTGAACTTCTTTGGCTCTTTGTCAGTTGAGGACTCGTTGGAGTGTTTAAGAGCCATGCTGTCAGCTAACATCAGACAGAACCTCCAGCTCTGTGTGCAGGTAGCGTCAAAGTATCACGAGCAGCTGGGAACTCAGGCACTCGTGGAGCTCTTTGAGTCCTTCAAGAGTTACGAGG GTTTGTTTTACTTCCTCGGCTCGATTGTGAATTTTAGTCAGGAACCTGACGTTCACTTCAAGTACATCCAGGCAGCCTGCAAGACTGGACAGATCAAAGAagttgagaggatctgcagagagaGCAACTGTTACGACCCGGAGAGGGTTAAAAATTTCCTCAAG GAAGCCAAGCTGACAGACCAGCTTCCTCTCATTATTGTATGTGACCGGTTTGACTTTGTCCACGACCTGGTACTCTACCTCTACCGCAACACTCTACagaaatacattgaaatatATGTACAGAAA GTTAACCCTAGTCGATTACCAGTGGTGATAGGTGGCCTATTGGATGTGGACTGTACTGAGGATGTCATCAAGAACTTGATTATGGTGGTCAGAGGGCAATTTTCCACAGACGAGCTTGTGGAGGAGGTGGAGAAAAGAAACAG GTTAAAACTCCTCTTGCCATTGTTGGAATCACGTATCCACGAGGGCTGCGAGGAGCCAGCCACCCACAACGCTCTGGCCAAGATTTACATTGACAGCAACAACACACCTGAACGTTTCCTGAAAGAGAACACCTTCTACGACAGCGCTGTGGTGGGACGCTACTGTGAGAAGAGGGACCCCCATCTTGCCTGCGTGGCTTATGAGAGAGGGCAGTGTGACATGGACCTCATCAAA GTCTGCAATGAAAACTCCTTATTTAAAAGCGAGGCTCGCTATTTGGTGCGACGGAAAGACCCAGAACTTTGGGCCAATGTGTTGGAAGAGAACAATCCCTACAGGAGGCCACTCATTGATCAG GTGGTACAAACTGCGTTGTCGGAGACCCAAGACCCAGAGGAGGTGTCGGTGACTGTCAAGGCATTCATGACCGCTGACCTGCCCAATGAGTTGATCGAACTTCTGGAGAAGATCGTACTTGACAACTCTGTTTTCAGTGAACACAG AAACCTTCAGAACCTGCTGATTTTGACCGCCATCAAGGCGGACCGTACGCGTGTGATGGAGTACGTCAATAGGCTGGACAACTACGATGCGCCGGACATCGCTAATATTGCTATCAGCAATGAGCTCTTCGAGGAGGCTTTTGCCATATTTAAGAAGTTTGATGTCAATACGTCCGCCATACAG GTATTAATAGAACATATAGGAAACTTGGATCGGGCCTATGAGTTTGCTGAGCGATGCAATGAGCCAGCAGTATGGAGCCAGTTAGCCCGGGCTCAGCTCCAACGAGACCTGGTCAAGGAGGCCATTGACTCCTATATTAAAGCAGTGGACCCGTCAGCCTACATGGAGGTGGTCAGTGCGGCCAGCAAAAATA ACAACTGGGAAGATTTGGTCAAATTCCTCCAAATGGCTCGGAAGAAAGCGCGGGAATCCTACGTGGAGACGGAGCTGATCTTTGCTTTGGCTAAAACAAACCGTTTGGCTGAGTTGGAGGAGTTTGTCAGCGGGCCCAACAATGCTCACATCCAGCAA GTGGGAGATAGATGTTACGAGGAGGGAATGTACGAGGCCGCTAAGCTCTTGTACAACAACGTGTCAAACTTTGCCCGGCTGGCATCCACACTTGTTCACCTGGGGGAGTACCAGGCCGCTGTAGACAGTGCCAGGAAAGCCAACAGCACACGCACTTGGAAAGAG GTTTGTTTTGCATGCGTGGATGGTGAGGAATTCCGTCTGGCGCAAATCTGTGGCCTCCACATCGTCATCCACGCCGACGAGCTGGAGGACCTGATTAGCTACTACCAGGATCGCGGCTACTTTGAGGAGCTGATCGGGCTGCTAGAGGCGGCGCTGGGCCTGGACCGGGCACACATGGGCATGTTCACTGAGCTCGCCATTCTCTATTCAAAATTCAAGCCAGAAAAGATGAGAGAGCACCTGGAGCTCTTCTGGTCCAGAGTCAACATTCCGAAG GTCCTGCGTGCAGCAGAACAGTCCCACTTATGGGCTGAGCTGGTGTTCCTTTACGATAAGTACGAGGAGTATGACAACGCCGTCATCACAATGATGTATCATCCTACCGACGCGTGGAAAGAAGGCCTTTTCAAAGACATTATCGCTAAG GTGGCCAATGTGGAGCTGTACTATAAAGCTCTTTCCTTCTACCTCGATTACAAACCTCTTTTACTCAACGACCTGCTGACTATTCTGTCTCCACGCTTGGATCACAATCGAGCGGTTAACTTTATTACCAAG ATGAATCAGCTGAAGCTAGTTAAGCCGTACCTGAGGTCTGTCCAGAATCACAATAATAAGTCTGTCAATGAAGCCCTCAACAACCTGCTGACAGAGGAGGAGGACTACCAG GGCCTGAGAGCATCCATCGATGCCTATGACAATTTTGACACCATCGACCTCGCCCAGAGGTTAGAAAAACACCAGCTGATTGAGTTTAGACGCATCGCTGCTTATCTGTACAAGGGCAACAATCGCTGGAGACAGAGTGTGGAGCTCTGCAAGAAGGACAAACTCTACAAG GATGCAATGCTGTTCGCTGCAGAGTCCAAGGATGCGGAGCTCGCAGAGACCCTGCTGCAGTGGTTCCTTGAGgagggcaaaaacgagtgctttgccGCCTGCCTCTTCGCATCCTACGACCTGCTACACCCTGATGTGGTGCTGGAGCTGGCCTGGAGGCACAACATCGTGGACTTTGCCATGCCAtacttcatccaggtcatgaGGGAGTACCTTACAAAG gCCAGCAGCTGA